One region of Bacillus pumilus genomic DNA includes:
- the addB gene encoding helicase-exonuclease AddAB subunit AddB, translated as MEIQFLAGRSGSGKTTAILEEIKEQLRLDPLGPPIIFLVPDQMTFLMEYELAKTSEAGGMIRAKVFSFTRLAWSILQQTGGANRQFVTSTGIQMLLRKVIEEQKDKFKVFKKASDKPGFVEQIEKTMAEFKRYCMLPEDIEKISASSMHSEYTEERRAAEKLHDLHVLYQQMEQHLQDEYVHSEDYLTLLSQQIPSAEEIKGAHIYIDGFYQFTPQQLLVIEQLLLYAAKITAAFTVDRSYHDRQPNELDLFRMTGKTYFQLYQLAKECGADISENIFERNHRHLYTPDLAYLEHQYEHRPVQPYQENTPHLTVSKSANKRAEIEGVARDILDLVREKGLRLRDISIVARHVDDYKDTLKEVFRDYDIPFFIDGNESMQYHPLIELIRSSLDVIKGNWRYEAVFRCVKTEFLFPLEITKNKAREQADQLENYCIAYGVKGERWTNGSRFHYRRFQSLDEDFGQTDQEIEMEQMLNDVKEWIASPLYQLQKRLKKAQKVRDMVEAVYVFLEEIQVPDKLEKARLEAEEAGRLAEAMQHGQVWDAVIQLMDEFVDMLGDEELSFPLFQQMIDTGLASLKFALIPPSLDQVFIGSMDLSRMYQVKCTFIIGVNDGVIPARPSDESVLSEDDREWLKRAGAELAETGKERLLDEQFLIYQALSSPSHHLYLSYAASDAEGRSLLPSTLIKYCQELMPNHQQALYVLDPEQLEDDEQLKFVANEHVSLSYTISQLQQWLNQYPISGVWWSVYNYLMTSPHRDVSKNIMSSLFFTNRAKPLKPNVTKELYGDHIQGSVSRMEKFNACAFSHFASHGLKLKDRQFYKLEAPDIGQLFHSALKHISDTLVEQKKDWKNLTKEDCVTYSRHAIEQLAPRLQKEILLSSNRHAYIKEKLQKILIRVSSILSEHAKLSGFSPVGLELGFGGQGPLPPFTFQLKNGCTMELVGRIDRVDKAEGSKGLLLRIVDYKSSEKGLDLAEVYYGLALQMLTYLDLTITYSKEWLGVEATPAGILYFHIHDPLIQAPIPLAEDEIEQEIFKKFKMKGLLLEDVEAVKLMDQTLDSGRSQVIQAGLKKDGSFRSDSAVLSEDHFHILTQHVRRTFEEAGERITNGEVAINPYKLKDQTPCRFCSFKSICQFDESIEDNDFRVLTSEKDDVVIERIKKEGDQYANTKTE; from the coding sequence GTGGAGATTCAGTTTTTAGCAGGCAGATCGGGGAGTGGAAAAACGACTGCAATCTTAGAGGAAATCAAAGAACAGCTTCGACTTGATCCGTTGGGTCCGCCAATCATTTTTTTAGTCCCGGATCAAATGACATTTTTAATGGAATATGAGCTTGCGAAAACGTCTGAAGCTGGTGGAATGATCAGAGCTAAAGTATTTAGTTTCACTCGTCTTGCTTGGTCGATTTTACAGCAGACTGGTGGAGCGAATCGGCAATTTGTGACAAGCACAGGAATTCAAATGCTTTTAAGAAAAGTGATTGAAGAGCAGAAAGACAAGTTTAAAGTATTCAAAAAAGCGAGTGATAAGCCGGGGTTTGTGGAGCAAATCGAAAAAACGATGGCTGAATTCAAAAGATACTGTATGCTGCCAGAGGATATTGAGAAGATTTCAGCGTCTAGCATGCATTCAGAGTATACAGAAGAAAGACGGGCAGCCGAAAAATTGCATGATCTCCATGTTCTTTATCAGCAGATGGAGCAGCATTTACAAGATGAATATGTGCACTCAGAAGACTATTTGACTCTTCTTTCCCAGCAAATTCCTTCAGCTGAAGAAATAAAAGGAGCACACATCTATATAGATGGTTTTTATCAATTTACACCGCAGCAGCTTCTTGTCATCGAACAGCTCTTGCTGTATGCAGCAAAAATAACTGCGGCTTTCACAGTAGATCGATCCTATCATGATAGGCAGCCAAATGAACTTGATTTATTTCGTATGACAGGTAAAACGTATTTCCAGCTCTATCAGCTTGCTAAAGAGTGCGGAGCTGACATTTCTGAAAATATTTTTGAAAGAAATCATCGGCACCTTTATACACCAGATCTTGCTTATTTAGAACACCAATATGAGCATCGGCCCGTTCAGCCATATCAGGAAAACACCCCTCATCTCACAGTGTCTAAAAGTGCAAATAAACGAGCTGAAATTGAGGGAGTAGCGAGAGATATCCTTGATTTAGTGAGAGAAAAAGGACTCAGACTGCGAGATATCTCGATTGTAGCACGGCATGTAGATGACTATAAAGATACGTTAAAAGAGGTTTTTCGAGATTACGATATTCCTTTTTTTATTGATGGAAATGAATCGATGCAGTATCATCCGCTCATTGAATTAATTCGTTCGAGCTTGGATGTCATAAAAGGAAATTGGCGGTATGAAGCGGTATTTCGCTGCGTGAAAACAGAGTTCTTATTTCCGCTTGAAATCACTAAGAACAAAGCGAGAGAGCAGGCAGATCAGCTTGAAAACTATTGCATTGCTTATGGTGTAAAAGGAGAGCGCTGGACAAACGGTTCCCGGTTTCATTACAGGCGTTTCCAATCATTAGATGAGGATTTCGGACAAACAGATCAAGAAATTGAAATGGAACAAATGCTAAATGACGTCAAAGAATGGATCGCGTCCCCGCTTTACCAGTTGCAGAAAAGGCTCAAAAAAGCGCAAAAGGTAAGGGACATGGTAGAGGCTGTCTATGTCTTTTTAGAAGAGATACAAGTACCAGATAAGCTTGAAAAAGCGAGGCTTGAGGCTGAAGAAGCAGGTCGATTAGCTGAAGCAATGCAGCACGGGCAAGTATGGGATGCGGTGATTCAATTAATGGATGAATTTGTTGACATGCTAGGTGACGAAGAGCTCTCATTTCCCTTATTCCAACAGATGATAGATACAGGGTTAGCTTCTCTAAAATTCGCTTTGATTCCGCCTTCACTCGACCAAGTATTTATTGGAAGTATGGATTTATCCAGAATGTATCAAGTGAAGTGTACGTTTATCATTGGTGTAAATGATGGCGTTATTCCCGCACGTCCCTCTGATGAGAGTGTATTGTCTGAGGATGACCGAGAATGGTTAAAACGAGCAGGAGCAGAGCTAGCAGAGACAGGAAAGGAACGGCTGCTAGATGAGCAATTTTTAATTTACCAAGCGTTATCAAGTCCATCCCATCATTTGTATCTATCCTATGCGGCTTCTGATGCAGAAGGACGTTCTCTATTGCCTTCGACACTCATCAAGTATTGCCAAGAGCTTATGCCAAATCATCAGCAGGCTCTTTATGTGTTAGATCCAGAACAGCTGGAAGACGATGAGCAATTAAAATTTGTAGCGAATGAGCATGTTTCGTTGTCGTATACCATCTCACAGCTGCAGCAATGGCTCAATCAATATCCCATCAGCGGTGTATGGTGGAGTGTCTATAACTACTTAATGACATCTCCTCATCGGGATGTATCAAAAAACATCATGTCAAGCTTGTTCTTTACAAATCGAGCGAAGCCATTAAAGCCTAATGTCACAAAAGAGCTTTACGGTGACCATATTCAGGGCAGTGTTTCAAGAATGGAGAAGTTCAATGCGTGTGCATTCTCTCACTTTGCTTCCCACGGTTTAAAACTAAAGGATCGACAATTTTACAAATTGGAAGCACCCGATATCGGCCAATTGTTTCACTCGGCTTTGAAGCATATTTCAGATACGCTAGTTGAACAAAAAAAGGATTGGAAAAACCTAACGAAGGAAGATTGTGTCACCTATTCAAGACATGCAATCGAACAGCTTGCTCCGCGTCTTCAAAAGGAAATTCTATTAAGCTCTAATCGGCATGCTTATATTAAAGAAAAGCTTCAGAAAATCTTGATTCGAGTCTCTTCTATATTAAGTGAACATGCCAAATTGAGTGGATTTTCTCCGGTAGGGCTTGAGTTAGGTTTTGGAGGTCAAGGGCCTTTGCCGCCGTTTACTTTTCAATTAAAGAATGGCTGCACGATGGAGCTTGTCGGAAGGATTGACAGGGTAGATAAGGCAGAAGGTTCAAAAGGGCTGCTTTTAAGAATCGTCGATTACAAATCCAGTGAGAAAGGTCTTGACCTAGCAGAAGTATACTATGGTCTTGCCTTGCAAATGCTCACATACTTAGACCTAACCATTACGTATTCGAAAGAGTGGCTCGGCGTAGAAGCAACGCCTGCTGGCATTTTATATTTCCATATTCATGATCCGCTCATTCAAGCACCGATTCCACTTGCAGAGGATGAAATTGAGCAGGAAATCTTCAAGAAATTTAAAATGAAGGGTTTATTGCTTGAAGATGTGGAAGCAGTAAAGCTAATGGATCAAACGCTTGATTCAGGTAGATCGCAAGTCATTCAAGCCGGTTTGAAAAAGGATGGGTCTTTCCGTTCTGATTCGGCAGTTTTAAGTGAAGATCATTTCCATATACTCACACAACACGTTCGGCGCACATTTGAAGAAGCAGGCGAAAGAATTACAAATGGAGAGGTCGCAATTAATCCATATAAATTAAAGGATCAAACACCTTGCCGCTTTTGTTCATTCAAGTCTATTTGCCAATTCGATGAATCAATAGAAGATAATGATTTTAGGGTGCTCACCTCTGAAAAGGATGATGTTGTGATAGAACGGATCAAAAAAGAAGGGGATCAGTATGCAAATACCAAAACCGAATAA
- the addA gene encoding helicase-exonuclease AddAB subunit AddA produces the protein MQIPKPNNSTWTDDQWEAIVSEGQDILVAAAAGSGKTAVLVERLIRKMTRPEHPVDVDRLLVVTFTNASAAEMKHRITEALEKELAKNPGSLHMRRQLSLMNRANISTLHSFCLQVLRTFYYEIDLDPGFRLADQTEGELLGDEVLDELFEDEYKAGKPSFFELVDRYTSDRHDLDLQWLVKRIYEFSRSHPSPEQWMRAFLSLYDVDAQTKVEELPFYPYIKEDLSLVLRSCQELLERALSLSKEPGGPAPRAENFIDDLEQVNELIRHQDDFEKLYELLPNVNFKRLKTCKGDEYDPALLEKSTDARNQAKKQLEKLKDEYFMRSPAQHLKSLAEMKPVVETLVELVIQFGERFERAKQEKSIVDFSDLEHYCLRILAEQDAEGHLIETEAAKYYQQQFEEVLVDEYQDTNLVQETILKLVSKGKHSAEGNLFMVGDVKQSIYRFRLAEPMLFLNKYKHFQPDGKETGKRIDLNKNFRSRSDVLDSTNFLFKQLMGETVGEIEYDEQAELKLGASYPESKDTTTEMLLVHLDQQEAETGEEREELETVQFEARIIAKKIKELVEQPFQVYDAKQQMTRNLQYRDIVILLRSMPWAPQMMEELKKQGIPVYANLSSGYFEATEVSVILSLLKVIDNPYQDIPLAAVLRSPIVHLDENELALIRTSDKKGTYYDAVKAFMSVTHSDHPTCKKLERFFQLLRKWRDFSINHSVAELIWEVYRDTQYLDYVGGMPGGKQRQANLRALYDRAKQYEKAAFRGLFRFLRFIERMQERGDDLGAAKTFSETEDVVRMMTIHSSKGLEFPVVFTAGLGRNFNMMDLNQSYLLDKELGFGSKYIHPELRISYATLPLVAMKKKMRTELLSEELRVLYVALTRAKEKLFLVGSVKNQVKALSKWQNAATGEEWLLPDFERYQSKTYLDFIGPALIRHQAMSSVLEETGDIVLSHPSTFTISFTQASDLLKEDMSLEKKEQDEIVQALIDGLPVEGYGDADEKVAERLSWKYPYLAASQVGTKQSVSEIKRMKEIQDEYSVPSSIRKARATLYDRPAFMKKKTLTAAEQGTAMHTVMQHIPLPSEEPYDESRIGHLLESLQQRDLLTDEQIQSINQEGIAAFFSTSIGQKLLKADWVKREVSFSLVLPVKEVYSHIDTEGEPVLIQGMIDCLFETDGKLYLLDYKTDRVQGRYTVDAAEPILKKRYETQIALYAKAVERLTNRTLEEKILYFFDGNLEISL, from the coding sequence ATGCAAATACCAAAACCGAATAACAGTACGTGGACGGATGACCAGTGGGAAGCCATCGTTTCAGAAGGACAAGATATCTTGGTTGCGGCGGCGGCAGGGTCAGGTAAAACAGCTGTTTTGGTTGAACGCCTGATTCGAAAAATGACCCGGCCTGAACATCCAGTTGATGTGGATCGTCTGCTCGTTGTGACTTTCACAAATGCTTCTGCGGCAGAGATGAAGCATCGGATCACAGAAGCACTTGAAAAAGAATTAGCCAAAAACCCTGGGTCTCTTCATATGAGAAGGCAGCTGTCCCTCATGAATCGAGCCAATATTTCAACCTTGCACTCCTTTTGCTTGCAGGTTTTGCGCACCTTTTACTATGAAATTGATCTTGATCCAGGCTTTCGTTTGGCTGACCAAACAGAAGGAGAATTATTAGGAGATGAAGTGTTAGACGAACTGTTTGAGGATGAATATAAGGCTGGAAAGCCATCATTCTTTGAATTGGTTGATCGTTATACATCTGACCGTCACGACTTAGATTTGCAATGGCTCGTGAAGAGAATTTATGAGTTTTCGAGATCTCATCCTTCTCCGGAGCAATGGATGCGGGCATTTCTTTCACTTTATGATGTAGATGCTCAAACAAAAGTAGAAGAATTACCGTTTTATCCATATATCAAAGAAGATCTTTCTCTCGTTCTCCGGAGCTGCCAGGAGCTGCTTGAACGAGCTCTTTCGCTATCAAAAGAACCGGGCGGCCCAGCACCGAGAGCAGAGAATTTTATAGATGATTTAGAGCAAGTCAATGAATTAATCCGTCATCAAGATGATTTTGAGAAGCTTTATGAGCTTTTGCCGAACGTCAATTTTAAAAGGCTCAAAACGTGCAAAGGGGACGAATATGACCCTGCTCTCTTAGAAAAATCCACAGATGCACGTAATCAAGCAAAAAAACAATTAGAAAAACTAAAAGATGAATACTTCATGCGCAGTCCTGCCCAACATTTAAAAAGCTTAGCTGAAATGAAGCCAGTTGTGGAGACGCTTGTAGAGCTTGTGATCCAATTTGGTGAGCGTTTCGAAAGAGCGAAGCAGGAAAAGTCAATTGTCGACTTTTCGGATTTAGAGCACTATTGCTTACGCATTTTAGCGGAGCAGGATGCAGAAGGACATTTGATCGAAACAGAAGCTGCCAAATACTATCAACAGCAGTTTGAAGAAGTGCTCGTTGATGAATACCAGGATACAAACCTTGTACAAGAAACGATTTTAAAGCTTGTATCTAAGGGGAAACATTCTGCAGAGGGCAATCTGTTTATGGTTGGTGATGTAAAGCAGTCAATTTATCGTTTTAGGCTGGCAGAGCCTATGCTCTTTTTAAACAAATATAAACACTTTCAACCAGACGGCAAAGAAACAGGGAAGAGAATCGATTTAAATAAAAACTTCCGTAGCCGTTCAGATGTTTTAGATAGTACGAACTTTTTGTTCAAGCAGCTGATGGGGGAAACAGTGGGAGAAATTGAATATGATGAACAAGCTGAATTAAAGCTTGGAGCGAGTTATCCAGAAAGCAAAGATACAACGACAGAAATGCTTCTTGTCCACTTAGATCAGCAGGAAGCAGAAACCGGCGAAGAGCGAGAAGAGCTCGAGACCGTCCAATTTGAAGCGAGAATCATTGCTAAAAAAATAAAAGAATTAGTGGAGCAGCCATTTCAAGTGTACGATGCAAAGCAGCAAATGACCCGTAATTTGCAGTATCGTGACATTGTCATTTTGCTTCGGTCTATGCCTTGGGCTCCACAAATGATGGAGGAATTAAAGAAGCAGGGAATCCCTGTATATGCGAATCTTTCCTCTGGTTATTTTGAAGCAACAGAGGTGTCTGTCATTCTTTCATTGTTAAAAGTCATCGATAATCCATATCAGGATATCCCGCTTGCTGCTGTTTTAAGATCACCTATTGTTCATTTAGACGAAAATGAATTGGCTCTGATTCGAACGAGTGATAAAAAAGGCACGTATTATGATGCTGTAAAGGCATTCATGAGTGTGACGCATTCTGATCACCCTACATGCAAAAAACTAGAGCGATTTTTCCAATTACTGCGCAAGTGGCGTGATTTTTCTATCAATCATTCGGTGGCAGAATTAATTTGGGAAGTCTACCGTGATACGCAGTATCTTGATTATGTTGGCGGAATGCCTGGAGGTAAGCAGCGACAGGCAAATCTTCGTGCCCTTTATGACCGGGCTAAGCAATACGAAAAAGCTGCCTTTAGAGGGCTATTCCGATTCCTTCGTTTTATTGAAAGAATGCAGGAGCGTGGGGATGATCTTGGTGCAGCAAAAACGTTCAGTGAAACAGAGGACGTTGTGCGCATGATGACGATCCACAGCAGTAAAGGATTAGAATTTCCAGTCGTCTTTACCGCAGGGCTCGGCAGAAACTTTAATATGATGGACTTAAACCAGTCTTATTTACTTGATAAAGAACTAGGCTTTGGAAGCAAGTACATCCATCCTGAGCTGAGAATTAGTTATGCGACATTACCGCTTGTGGCGATGAAAAAAAAGATGAGAACAGAGTTGTTATCTGAAGAATTAAGGGTCCTATATGTAGCGCTCACAAGGGCTAAAGAAAAATTATTTCTAGTCGGCTCTGTCAAAAATCAGGTGAAAGCATTAAGCAAATGGCAAAATGCCGCAACCGGAGAAGAGTGGCTGCTCCCTGATTTTGAACGGTATCAATCGAAAACATACTTAGATTTCATTGGCCCTGCCCTTATCCGTCATCAAGCGATGTCATCTGTTTTAGAAGAAACAGGAGATATTGTTCTTTCGCATCCGTCTACATTCACTATCTCATTTACGCAAGCTTCTGATCTTTTAAAGGAAGATATGTCACTTGAAAAAAAGGAGCAAGACGAGATTGTACAAGCATTGATCGATGGTCTACCTGTTGAAGGATATGGTGATGCTGATGAGAAGGTGGCAGAGAGACTCTCATGGAAATATCCGTATCTAGCGGCCTCGCAAGTCGGCACAAAGCAGTCTGTTTCCGAGATAAAAAGAATGAAAGAAATACAGGATGAGTACAGTGTTCCTTCTTCTATTCGAAAAGCTCGTGCAACATTGTATGACCGGCCAGCTTTCATGAAGAAGAAAACACTCACTGCCGCAGAACAAGGCACCGCAATGCATACAGTGATGCAGCATATCCCGCTTCCTTCTGAGGAGCCCTATGATGAATCACGTATAGGACACCTGCTCGAATCCTTACAGCAGCGAGACTTGCTAACAGATGAGCAGATCCAGTCAATTAATCAAGAAGGAATTGCTGCTTTCTTCTCTACTTCAATTGGTCAAAAATTGCTAAAAGCGGACTGGGTGAAACGAGAGGTGTCATTTAGTTTGGTGTTACCTGTTAAAGAGGTATACAGTCATATTGATACTGAGGGAGAGCCTGTTCTGATTCAAGGAATGATTGACTGTTTATTTGAAACAGATGGAAAGCTATATTTACTAGATTATAAAACTGATAGAGTACAAGGCAGATATACAGTTGACGCTGCTGAACCGATCTTGAAAAAGCGTTATGAAACCCAAATAGCGTTATATGCAAAAGCTGTAGAGCGTTTGACAAACAGAACATTAGAGGAGAAAATTCTCTATTTCTTCGATGGGAATTTAGAAATCTCTTTATAA
- the sbcD gene encoding exonuclease subunit SbcD, producing MRILHTADWHLGKTLEGRSRLDEQAQFLDELYQIVKDEHIDVIVMAGDAFDTVNPPARAEQLFYESLSALSDKGKRQVVVISGNHDNPDRLSAASPLTNDQGIHLIGYPTNDIIRVDVPSADERLSIAALAYPSEARLNEVLAETFEEKLLRDHYNLKIQQAFQHLSTQFQPDTVNMATSHIYVAGGSQTDSERPIEVGGAYTVAAESLPEAACYVALGHLHRPQTIKRAKTIARYSGSPLAYSFSESGYAKSVTIVEAKPNEKASWKEVFLSSGKPLMKWKATEGLSQVYEWLDEKRDLQAWIDLEIHLTDQLSIEEIHQLRKQHNGFVHIRPKFKELQQIEEQKQVEKLSIEERFVKFYERQTGGGLPDEKTVKLFLELANDMQEEEAT from the coding sequence ATGAGGATTCTGCATACAGCGGATTGGCATTTAGGGAAAACCCTTGAAGGTCGAAGCCGGCTTGATGAGCAAGCACAGTTTTTAGATGAACTGTATCAAATCGTGAAAGACGAACACATTGATGTCATTGTGATGGCCGGTGATGCCTTTGATACAGTGAATCCGCCTGCTAGAGCAGAGCAGCTTTTTTATGAAAGTCTATCTGCCTTATCTGATAAAGGAAAACGGCAGGTAGTGGTCATTTCAGGCAACCACGATAATCCGGATCGCTTATCAGCTGCATCTCCTTTAACAAATGATCAAGGGATTCATTTAATTGGATATCCGACAAATGACATCATCCGTGTCGATGTTCCTTCTGCGGATGAACGTTTATCCATTGCAGCACTCGCTTATCCGTCTGAGGCGAGACTAAATGAGGTGCTAGCTGAAACATTTGAAGAGAAATTGCTTCGTGATCATTACAATTTAAAGATTCAACAAGCGTTTCAACATTTAAGTACTCAATTTCAACCGGATACAGTCAATATGGCAACAAGCCACATTTATGTGGCAGGAGGAAGTCAAACAGATTCAGAAAGACCGATTGAAGTAGGCGGCGCCTATACCGTTGCGGCTGAAAGCCTGCCAGAAGCAGCTTGCTATGTTGCACTTGGTCATTTGCACAGGCCGCAAACGATCAAACGTGCCAAAACGATTGCTCGTTATTCTGGATCACCTCTTGCTTATAGCTTTTCTGAATCAGGCTACGCCAAATCAGTCACAATTGTAGAGGCAAAACCGAATGAAAAAGCGAGCTGGAAAGAAGTGTTTTTATCAAGCGGAAAACCACTTATGAAATGGAAGGCGACTGAGGGACTGAGTCAAGTGTACGAGTGGCTGGATGAAAAACGGGATCTTCAGGCGTGGATTGATCTAGAGATTCATTTAACAGACCAGCTCTCTATTGAAGAGATTCATCAGCTCCGAAAGCAGCATAACGGGTTTGTTCACATTCGTCCAAAGTTCAAAGAACTACAGCAAATAGAAGAGCAAAAGCAAGTGGAAAAACTCTCGATCGAAGAGAGGTTCGTGAAGTTTTATGAGCGCCAGACAGGTGGCGGTCTGCCTGATGAAAAAACAGTCAAACTGTTTTTAGAGCTAGCCAATGATATGCAAGAGGAGGAAGCGACTTGA